CCGGCGCATCTGGTACGCCGAACACCACAACATGCCGACGATCGCGTCGTCCGCGACCAGCGTGCTCATCGCGCACGTCGCCGCGCACACCTCGACGATCCGGCTCGGCGCCGGCGGCATCATGCTGCCGAACCACTCCCCGCTGACCATCGCCGAGCAGTTCGGCACCCTCGCCACCCTGCATCCCGGCCGGATCGATCTCGGTCTCGGCCGCGCGCCCGGCAGCGACCAGAAGACGCTGCGGGCGCTGCGCCGCGACCCGTCGTCGGCCGACAGCTTCCCGCAGGACGTCCTCGAACTGCAGGCGTACCTGAAAGGCGAGTCGCGCATCCCGGGCGTCGACGCGATCCCCGGCAAGGGCACCGACGTGCCGCTGTACATCCTGGGTTCGTCGCTGTTCGGCGCGAAACTTGCTGCGCTGCTCGGCCTTCCGTACGGTTTCGCGTCGCACTTCGCGCCGCAGGCCCTCGAGGAGGCGGTGGCGCTGTACCGCCGCGAGTACCAGCCCTCCCCCGAGCACCCCGAGCCTTACGTCATCGCCGGTGTCGGCGTGATCGCCGCCGACACCACCGAGGAAGCCGAGGCGCTGTTCGCGGCGGCCGAGCGGACGCGGGTCGTGCAGATGGTCGGGCGCGGACGCACCTTCACCGAGGAGGAGATCGACATGCTGCTCGACTCCCCCGCCGGTATGCAGGTGCGGCAGATGATGCGCTACACCGCGGTGGGTTCGCCGGAGCAGGTGCGCGACTACCTCGACCGTTTCACCGAACGCGCCCGGGCGGACGAGCTCATCGTCGTCTCGTCGGCACCCGGGCGTTCGGCGTGGCTGCGGTCGCTGGAGCTCCTCGCGCAGGTCAGCGACCTCGTGCCGGCCTGATCAGGCGGGCACCGTGATCGCGACGGGTGCCGCCTCGTTGCCCCACGACTCGGTGTCGGTGAAGCAGACCCAGGTGGTGGTGTAGTCGCCGGGTTCGAGGTCGGACCGCAGTTCGATCTCGACCCGGGGCGGCACCACGTACGCCTGGGTCCGCGCCACCTCCGGTCCGTCGAAGACCCGCGACCGGCAATTGACCTCGGTCGAGCCCGCCCGGACCTTCCAGATCGCTTCCGTTCCCTCCTGGGTGAGCGCGGCGCTCGGCTCGGCCTCGCCGGGGATCGCCGAGCCGCTGGGAAGGCTGATCACCGACGAGCCGACGAGGACGGACGGCCCCTGTGTGGCGGGAATGGTGACCTCGATCGTTTCCGTGGAGTAGGTGTTCGCCCCGTAGCATTCCCAGGAGACCTGGTAGACCCCGGCCACGGGAAGGGGCAGGGTGAGGCGCAGCGACTCTCCGGCGGACACCACCGTCCGGCTCGCGTAGACCTTGTCCGCACCGTTCTCCTTCGCCCTCGCGGTGCACGTGTTCTGTTCGTCACCGTTCTGGACGTTCCAGGTGACGCTGTTCGCCTCGATCGTCGCCGTGGCGGTTGCGTCCACCGCGGCGGACGCGGTGGCGGGCGCCATCAACGCGACCGTCCCGGCCGCAGCGGCCGCCCCTGCGAGCACTTTGAACCTGCGGGACATGGCACCCTCCGAACATCGCTGGAATGTCTCGGATTTCCGAGACATTTCCGAGCCATTGTGTGGTCGGAGGCGGGGTGGGCATCGGCTCGTCGCTGTTTCGATACACGTTCGTGACCGGAGAGCGTGTCGCCCCGGCACGATTCGTCACCGGAATCGCGGGGACCGGATTTCGTTGGCCGTGGGTACAATACGGCGACAAGCTCCCCATACCGGAAGCTTTCCGGCCGGACCCCGCAGGAGCACGATGAACTTCCGCATCCGCGTCGCCGCGGCCCTCGCCGTCGCCGCCGCACTGATCGCCCCGGCCGGCGTGAGCGCCGAGACGCTGCGCACCGACGGCCCCAGCATCACCGTCATCATCCGCAACGAGACGGACGCACCGATGGTGCTGTCGTCGTCGGACAACCCCTACGGGGCGTGGACCGATGCCCCCGCCGCGGTGATCGCGGCCGGGGCGACGGAGACCCTCGCGGCGGGCAGCAACGACCGGCGGGGCTTCGGCCTTCAGGTCGGTTACACGATGCCCGGCGACGCGACCGTGGTGCTGATGGCCAACAACTACGGCACGGGCAACGCGAACGTCGACGGCACCCGCGTCAGCGGCGGCAACGCCCACGGGTACGCCGTCGACTCGAGCGTCGATGCCGGATATCCGTTCATGACAGCGGAATTCACCGTCACCCGATCCTGACGGTTCAGCGGGCCCGCGCGTCCATCACCGCCAGGTGCGCGAACAGCGCGCTCGTTCCGATCGGATTGCCGCCGCCCGGGTAGACGGTGCCGCTCGGCGCCGCCATCGTGTTGCCCGCCGCGTACAGGCCGGGGATCGGCTCGCCCGCGGTGTCGAGGACCCGCCCGACGGTGTCGGTCCGCAGACCGCCCTTGGTGCCGAGATCCGAGAGGCCGAACTGCGCGGCGTGGAAAGGGCCCTGCTCGATCGGGACGAGCGCGGACCCGCCGCCGGTGAAGGCCAGGTCGTAGGGCTCGTCGCCGCGGCCGAAGTCCTCGTCGACACCCTTCGCGGCCAGGTCGTTCCACCGCGCGACGGTCGCCTTCAGTGATTCGGCGGGCACCCCGATCTGCTCGGCGAGCTCCTCGAGGGTCTCGGCGGTCCGCCACAGTCCGGCCCCGACGTACTTCTCGGTCTCCACCAGGGGCACGTTCGTCGCAGCGACCGGCGGCACTTCACCGGCCCGGTCGTCGTAGATCATCCAGAACGGCAGCGTCATCTCGCCTCGCTCCATCCGGGCGATGACGTCGCGGCCGAGCCGGTCGTAGGGTGCGTACTCGTTGGTGAAGCGCTTGCCGTCCTGGTCGACGAAGATGCCGCCGGTGAAGCACAGCGCGAACGCGGAGCGCCCGTCCGGGTGCGTGAGACCCGGCGACCACCAGGCCTCCCCCATCAGGTCGACGTCGGCGCCCACGGCCATACCCGCCTGGTGTGCCTTGCCGAGATTCGACCACGGCCCCATCGAGTCGCGAGCGGTGCCCGGCACCCCGTACTTGCTGCGCATCTCGTCGTTGTGATCGAACCCGCCGGCGGCGAGGACGACGCCCTTGCGTGCGCGGATCGCTCGGCGCTCACCGTCGTTACCGACGATCGCGCCCACCACCGAGCCGTCCTCGACCACGAGCTCCTCGAGCGGGGTGTTCCGGTACAGCTGCACGTCGGGGTACTTGCGCAGTGCGATGAGGAAACGGCCGATCAGGGCACGGCCGCCGATGAGGGTGTCGGGCAGGGGTTCACCGAGACGTTCGCGGCCGAGCGGGCCGCGGATGGACTCGTTGAGTTCCGGATCGTCGGCGACGTGCTTCGGTTTCGGGGTGATGTGCCGCCCCTGGGCGCGGGCCTTCGGTGCCTTGCCGAAGTAGTCCGGCCACGGGTAGACCATGAACTCCAGGTCCTCGTCGGCCTCGAGATAGTCGATGAGCGGGGCCCCGCCGCGGACGTAGGCCTCCTGCAGCTCGGGCGGGGTGCGGTCGCCGACGACGGCGCGGTAGTAGGTCAGGGCGTCCTCGAGAGTGTCGTCGTCCCCGGCACGCTTCAGGACCGCGTTGGTGGGGAACCAGACGCCGCCACCCCCGGAGTACGCCGTGGTGCCGCCGAAGAATTCGGATGCCTCGACGAGGATCACCGAGAGTCCTTCACGCGCAGCGGTGTACGCCCCACAGCACCCTCCGGCACCTGATCCGACCACGAGGACGTCGCATTCTTCCGCCCACTCCGCCATGACTGCCGCCTTCCGTAGACCGTTCGTGTGGAACAAGTCACACTAGGCAGATCCCGCAGGCCTCCGATGCGGTCGTCCCGTTGGGCGGGAAAAGATCAGTCCCGGCGGTTGCGGGGCTTCCACACCACCAGGGCGTTGCTCCGCGGAATCGGAACCAGATCCCCTCGCGACGAACGCAACCGGTCGATCTCCGCGTTCAGCTCGGAGACACGCTGCTGCAGCGCCTCGACCTGGTTGGTGAGTTCGATGATCCGTTTGATGCCGGCCAGGTTGACGCCCTCGTCCTGCGACAGCCGCTGCACCTCGCGCAGCAGTTCGACGTCGCGGGGCGAGTAGCGGCGTCCTCCACCGCTGGTGCGGTGCGGGGTGACCAGGCCGAGGCGGTCGTAGTTACGCAGCGTCTGCGCGTGCATCCCGGCGAGTTCCGCCGCCACGGAGATGACATAGACGCGCGCATCCGGATCCGGGGACATGTCCCGCGGCATTCTCGTCTCGCTCATCACGCACCTGCCCATCCCTCTCGCGGATCGAAGCCACTTGCCTCCTCCGCACGAAGATAGTTCTGAAGGGCTTCCGCCGCCTTCTCGTCCAGCTTCTGCGGGATCGCGACCTTGACGGTGACGAGGAGGTCGCCGGCGCCGCCCCCACGCTTGGGGACGCCGCGTCCGCGCACCCGCAGCACGCGGCCGTCGGCGGTGCCCGGCGGGATCTTCAGGCCCACCCGGCCGTCGAGGGTCGGCACCGAGACGGTGCCGCCGAGGACGAGTTCGCCGTAGCTGACGGGCAGCACCAGCGTCAGGTCGTCGCCTTCCCGGCCGAAGACACGGTCGGGGCGGACGTGGACGGTGACGTACAGGTCGCCCGACGGGGCGCCGCGCAGCCCGGCCTCGCCCTGACCGGCGAGCCGGATCCGCGAGCCGTCCTTGATGCCCGCCGGCACCCGCACGGTGATGGTGCGCGTGCGGTTCTGGATCCCGGTGCCCCGGCAGTCGGAGCACGGATTGTCGATGATCGAGCCGGTGCCGCGGCAGTCGTCGCACGGCTCGGAGAAACCGAAGGCACCCTGGTTGCGGGAGACCACACCGCTTCCGTTGCAGTGCGGGCACACCCGCGGGCTGGTGCCGGGCTGTGCGCCGCTGCCGTGGCAGGTCGTGCACGGAGCCGGGCTCGTCAGC
This region of Rhodococcus sp. Z13 genomic DNA includes:
- a CDS encoding LLM class flavin-dependent oxidoreductase; its protein translation is MTVPLSILDLAHIGKGETARDSFEASVKMAQLAEQWGYRRIWYAEHHNMPTIASSATSVLIAHVAAHTSTIRLGAGGIMLPNHSPLTIAEQFGTLATLHPGRIDLGLGRAPGSDQKTLRALRRDPSSADSFPQDVLELQAYLKGESRIPGVDAIPGKGTDVPLYILGSSLFGAKLAALLGLPYGFASHFAPQALEEAVALYRREYQPSPEHPEPYVIAGVGVIAADTTEEAEALFAAAERTRVVQMVGRGRTFTEEEIDMLLDSPAGMQVRQMMRYTAVGSPEQVRDYLDRFTERARADELIVVSSAPGRSAWLRSLELLAQVSDLVPA
- a CDS encoding FAD-binding protein, with protein sequence MAEWAEECDVLVVGSGAGGCCGAYTAAREGLSVILVEASEFFGGTTAYSGGGGVWFPTNAVLKRAGDDDTLEDALTYYRAVVGDRTPPELQEAYVRGGAPLIDYLEADEDLEFMVYPWPDYFGKAPKARAQGRHITPKPKHVADDPELNESIRGPLGRERLGEPLPDTLIGGRALIGRFLIALRKYPDVQLYRNTPLEELVVEDGSVVGAIVGNDGERRAIRARKGVVLAAGGFDHNDEMRSKYGVPGTARDSMGPWSNLGKAHQAGMAVGADVDLMGEAWWSPGLTHPDGRSAFALCFTGGIFVDQDGKRFTNEYAPYDRLGRDVIARMERGEMTLPFWMIYDDRAGEVPPVAATNVPLVETEKYVGAGLWRTAETLEELAEQIGVPAESLKATVARWNDLAAKGVDEDFGRGDEPYDLAFTGGGSALVPIEQGPFHAAQFGLSDLGTKGGLRTDTVGRVLDTAGEPIPGLYAAGNTMAAPSGTVYPGGGNPIGTSALFAHLAVMDARAR
- a CDS encoding heat shock protein transcriptional repressor HspR — translated: MSETRMPRDMSPDPDARVYVISVAAELAGMHAQTLRNYDRLGLVTPHRTSGGGRRYSPRDVELLREVQRLSQDEGVNLAGIKRIIELTNQVEALQQRVSELNAEIDRLRSSRGDLVPIPRSNALVVWKPRNRRD
- the dnaJ gene encoding molecular chaperone DnaJ → MSQREWIEKDFYKDLGVSPDATQDEIKKAYRKLARDLHPDANPGDAKAEERFKAVSEANAVLSDPAKRREYDETRRLFASGGMPGGFRPGAGGFSGGTGATFDIGDLFGGAEGGLGDLFGGLFNRAGGASAGRSRPRRGGDVETETTLDFRDAVKGVTVPLRLTSPAPCTTCHGSGAQPGTSPRVCPHCNGSGVVSRNQGAFGFSEPCDDCRGTGSIIDNPCSDCRGTGIQNRTRTITVRVPAGIKDGSRIRLAGQGEAGLRGAPSGDLYVTVHVRPDRVFGREGDDLTLVLPVSYGELVLGGTVSVPTLDGRVGLKIPPGTADGRVLRVRGRGVPKRGGGAGDLLVTVKVAIPQKLDEKAAEALQNYLRAEEASGFDPREGWAGA